ggtatgaaccatcaGCACCCGGCAAGAGGGCACTGCTAAGGAATGTAAGACTTCTATAAATCAGGATGACAGAAGATAATCAGATGATGTGATGAACAATATAATTTGACCTATTTGACAAAACAAGCCACTGTGTCACATAGTAAACAACACAGACTAGCTTTTGACTGCCTTTACATGACTCCCTATCATATCTTTATTCACTATCTTAGGGTATACTTCAAATCCCTGTATTTATGTTCAACatgaaaaatttagaattttctttttttggtggcactgggatttgaactcagggccacacactttctagtcaggcactctactacctgagccacacctccagccccaacatgacaaatttaaaaatcacaaaacttaTCAGTCTCTTTAGTTATCTCTGCATGTTGATGGTTTCTTTTGGGCCATCAAAAtcagtaatataaaaaataaaaatgcataattaGGGTGTTTCTCTCTAGCCAATACACAAAGTGCTTCTATCCACGCAAATTTACAAAGGTTGGGTTTCATAActgattggttcatttctcttgTGACCACAGTCTTTCTGAAGTACTACATTAAAATTAACATGGTGCCTACTTATTCTAAGTAAAAGGCGTTGTTTCTTAGAACCACCAGCAAAACATCTGCCTTTCACGGGCTGTGCAGAGAAACCTTCAGTATAATTTAGACCATAACAAAAAGTAGGCTTGGAGATTCCAATCAATTAATTCTATTGAAAAGCATCATGCAGCCTATTCAGCAAGAAGAAGGGTGAGAGTTTTAAACACTCAGGTAAATAGATAATCCATTAAGACAACAATGTACATTGTGGCAAGTGCCATCCTGGTTTTGTCAGCACTGATTTATAGTCTTTGGATTCCTCTGCCCTCCTGTGGAGGGACTTCTATTCCCCTCTTCCAATCTTTGTTCCCTTATTCATGgctaagagaaaaaaagcaagaaagcagtGCATACCCCGTGTTCCGTTCTGGACAAGTTCTTCCTCTATAGTAAGGAGGCGGTTGTATTTAGTCACCCGTTCACCACGAGAAAGACCCCCCAACTTGATAAACCGGACACCGAGTCCAACAGCCTGAAAGAGGGGAAACAACTTATTTGGAATGGGGGAGTCATGGTTTGCTAAGCTACAAACAGTTCTTTAAAAGAGAAAGGGAACTGTCCTGGCGTGCTGTTGGGGTTTTTCTCTTCTAACCTGGTGTTCTATTTTATGGAAGTAAAGTGGCCTGCTTGCGAGCTAGGTGTTAAAGGGCGAGCCGATGGTGTGACTGACCATCCATCAGGCGCTTTACCAGTCCCGTAAGCACGCTGATTTCAGCTAAGAACAGCCTGGCCTTTCACACTTCATTTTAGGAGGGAAGATTGTCTGTGGCCCCCCCCAGTCATTTAAGTGTGCTAGTCGTTTTCCCTGGACttcaattttgcttatttttaaaagttcaaagatTAGCTCTTTGCAAAAGGTAGCTGTCTGGGAAGAAGCAAGTCTATTTCATAAAAGGTTACATGACTTTCTCTACCAAAGACTGCATTTCTTGGAAAtaccaattcatgataaaagcagtGTTTTGGTAATTCTGCAATTGACCAGTGTTCCGCACTTACCAAATCCACAAGGCTGTCATCAGACGACTCTGCTTCTGTGCTGCCAAGAATGCTGATGTACTTCTGACCTAGAAGAGCAATtcctgtcaggtttttttttgttttttgttttgtttttgggggactggggtttgaacgcagggctttgcacttgcaaagctggcactctactgcttgagccacatgtccagtccatcttgctctggttgttttggagagggggtcttgtgaactgtttccctgggctggccttgaaccatgatcttccaatctcagcttcccaagtggctaggattataggtgtaagccactgacaCCTAGCTCCTGTCAGTTTTCAGTGGCACAAGACAATCTATATTTAAGAAAGTCTCCAGGATCAAAATTAGAAACTTGCcagaatttaaaacttttctctGAGCAGTCATTTATTTGCCCAAGCATTTTTATTGCCCTGGGTTCACCTGTTTTGTCCTCTTTCCAGTATGCTATAAATACTGAATACCAAGTTTTAtcaaatttaagatatattgtttGCAATATTATTTTATCACCACCAAAAGAGGGAAATGCTTAAATGACACATTTCTAAGACCATAGCTAGAAGACATGGTTCAGTTTTGCTGTTCAATGTAGAAAAATGTACCTCTTTGCATCAATACAGTTAAGTTCAGGGGCAGTGGATGTGGAGTTGATAGGCTACATAGTGGCTTTCTCACTTGGAGGTATCTTTCTGAATATTTATTAGAAGGGCAATGTTTGTATTTCATCACTTGAGGGCCTCAGAACCCCTTGAAATTTGCCAAAGTACAAAGAGTGCAACCACAGTTCCCCTACAGTAACAGTATGTGTGTTTTAGAGGAGGAGTCATCTGAGCTAGATGACAGGTACCTACGAGTGGTGGATCCCAAGAAGCACTGCCCACCCAGCTCTCCCTGGGCCTGTCATTCATCCTCTGGGACCTACCCTGGGGCCTGGCTACTAGTCTGGCTCTGAGTCCTGCCCTGGGTCTGAGATTGGCTTTCTGTCTAGTTCCCAAAACCTGCTCATGATATTTATGTGTCTGGCACTGTATACAGATGCCCATGAACTCATGGGAGTCTACAGTCCAGTGGGAGATACCAACTGTTAAtccacagaatgaaaatagaagatGCCATAAGGAAGGTTCAGAGCAGAGTGAGATAGGGGCAGAAGTAGTCAGGGAAAGCATTCGTACCTGCAGACATTTCATTTAGGCCCAGACCTGAAGAATAAGTAGTAGATAGCTAAGTAAATGGCATAGGACAAAGAATTCTAGGCTGAAGGAACAGTATGTTCAGACCCTGAGGTAGCAAAGGGTTTgaaacttaaagaattaaaaaggagCAAGTGACAAGACAGGTGTTGTGGTACATTCcatcatcccagcacttgggagactgaggcaggaatatcaactttgaggccagcctgggctatacagagagaccctgtctcaagaagaacaaaaaggaagTGTGGGCAGGGGGGATCACTGCAGTGTCACGGGAGAAAGCTACTAACCCTCTCTAAGTGTCATATTCTCACCAGTCAAATGGCAGTGATCGTGTCATAGGGTTGCTAGAAGAATTAAACCTAAGGCTAAAATGCCTGACTTTTGGCACTATATCTGGCATCCTGGGAGCACCAGCATTAAAGTCCTGCTCTGCACTTTTCATCTAGTCTGCAGCTGCTCCTGAATCCCAGCTTCATGGCTTCCAAATGCTTCCTTGATGCCACCCAGCCTTGCCAACCTGCATGGCAGCTTCCTGGGGTTGCCTGTCAGGAGTGAACCTTTGCCTGCCCCAGCTCTCTATACAGACAGCTGTCTGCTTCTTCTGATTGGATCTGGGTGTTGCCATTTTCCTAACTGCTAAAGGAGACCCATTCCTTTCCTTAGGTGATCTAGTTCCAAATTCTGACTACCACCCCCAAGGCTTCTCCAAGTCAAAGCAAATTAAAATGGCCCCCTGGCATCTGGGTATATTGCAGGTGACTAAATTTATTTCAATCAAGTAATTACCACATCCTTACTGTGTACTTGGGCTGTGTCTATGTGGAAGAGCAACCACAGCTCGCTCTTCCTTCCCTGGATTCACTGAGGAGATGAATGTGGAGCTCAAAATGGTaatgaataagaaaaggaaatttacacTGCCCATTCTGCAGGTTAAGCACATCTGTCCCTGCTGCACCCTGGCAATACTTGACACCTTGCCTCTGTGAGTGCCATGCTCTTTTCCTGAGTTGGAGCACTGTGCTGTGTCTGGAAACCTGGTTAAAGGAATCAGGTGGTCTTCAGTCCACGATTCAAAGTTTGGATCCTCTTATTTAGAAAGCTCTGGATTTCTCAGAAGTTTTTCTGTAGCCCAAGCTCGTGGCCTAAAGCCAATGACAAACATGATAGTGACTGCCCCTTCAGAAGAAATCAGGTCTTAGTCCTCCTGTTAGGAACAGAAAGGTCCTCCCCACTGTAAAGTGACAGTGGCGGCTTTGGCCATACCTTTGTGGTGCCCCCCCTTTAAGGGAGATGACTTCGTGGACTAGTGCTATGCTGGAACACTGTGAAGTGGGTCactaaaatatgtataatatatataaaaagctGCGTTTTGTTCTCCAAGCATTTAGTCTCCCACAAGTGGCTGGACTTACTTTTGAGATGTAGTCCTTGCTTTTTATTAACTTGGATATACTGCATATTTGGGGCTTTTTGTATAACCACATCATTCTGAGTCTTCCGGATCTACAAGTGTTACTCACTGTCAATAAGATTGGTTATTTCCACCAGGTCAGATACTGTCGTTTGATTTGTGTGCTTCATGATGAGCCCATGGGATTTGGGGGTGCTGATGTTTCCTTGCTCAAGAAGTTTAGAAATGCTTTTGGATGCAGCTCCTGCAATTATGTAGCACCTGGAACTGACAGCATTATGGATGCTGTCCCACTGTTCAGAGTCCTGGGTGAATATTTAAGGACTGATCATGAAAATGTATTGAACACAGTCACAAAACAACAGGAATCAAATAGCACATAATCAAAGTTGTACACTTTTTCTGAGTCACACAAAACCTTTTCTTTTATATCTGTGCCTGAATGATCTCTGTACCACAACCACACAAACTAGCAAGCTTCATGCAAGAGAAACTAAAGGTGATTTAATTTGGGCTTAAAGATCTTGAGAATAAAACATGAATGCACTAAATGCTATTCTCTACATTGACCCTAGAATTCTTCAAACCCAAGCAATTCCTATCTGCTGTATTATCCCTTATGTTGTTAAAGACTAGCTGGTTAGATTTTTGTTATAtctgatattaaaaaaaactggaaaagagcCTGCAGGGGCTCAACacccttatttttattggtgAGACCACCGTAAGAAATTAaattacacagacacacatatgtatattaaataaaaatgcatgtgtatgtatagcttaataaattatatatgtgtgtgtgtatatatatatattatatatgcacacAAAGTCATCTCAGTCCCTGGACCACATTTCAATCCATCCTGTTAGAGCTGACCATGCAGGTACATCCGATCACAAAGCTGAGGTCAGAGCCTCAGAACTGTCATCACAAGGCCAGTCTGGCCCTGAGCTCAGCAGGCGTCTTCTGAAAGTGCTGTATGCAGCCTATGCTGGAAAAGGGAGGATGGGCCTGAGAGGGCCTGGGACTTCAAATGGAATCCAATGTTCACACTGTCCTCAAATCTAAACACTTATTGCAGAGAAGATGTCTCCTCAGCATGTCTGCTCAATATATGAAtggttctcaaatttaaaaaatcaagaattcCAATTTCAGAGGTTTTTTATAAAGTGGGCTAGGAGGAGAGATGGTCTCCCATGACGTGTTGACAACCTTGTCAGATGCATTAAAGAGATCACAAAACCTCAGCATCTCaaaccttttttaaaatatggctttGTCATATATGTAGTAACTGGATTTAGGTTTAAAAAGTATTTGGCCTCATAGAAGTCCTGTTTCCATAAGCATGTGAAAATGATATATGATTAACCTATTGAAGCACCAGCTGGCGCAGCAGGGCGGCTTCCATCAGTCAGGTTGCTTGTAAATACACAGGTACTCCTGAAGTGCTGCGAATGGCTCATTTCTTTCTGCAGACAGGCACACTCCTACGTAATTGTGTTTCTGCTATTCATTTGCTTAGTAAGTGCCTTTCTCATAAATGCCAAAATAAAGCAACTCAGCCCCAGCCCAAATTACAGCACATTCCCAATGACAGAGATCCAAAAGAATGAGACTTTATTCTATGTTTTGTTATAAAATGTAAGAGGTGAGCCTGCTTACTTTGtagcatataaaatatatgttataaaatagaaaaggtgGGCCATGCTTACCTCCTTCCTGAAAGGATCAATTAGTGCAATAATGGAAGGGTACTTGTTGATCAGATCCACGTACAGGTCAACCATCTCAGCTGCAGCTTTATAGGTGCCCACCATCACTTCGTACTTGCCCTTACTCTGATATGTTTGAGGGGAACAGTAAAATAAAGGATAAACAATGGATTCTTCAGATGGTAAAGATGCAATTCAAATTCCTTTTTTGTTCATGTCATACAAAAGATTGTAAAGATTCTTTTCAAGCCACATTCCCctgaaaaatcaaagaattttactttaaatatctGTAAAAATATTAACCTGGGAAGTCAAGACACTGTTCCTTGTGATGCAAGATTTCTTCCCACAGACTTCAGACAGAACCTTCTgcacaaaaaaatgaataggtACAGAGTGGGAGGGGAGTGGTTTTTATTTAGGTTTATGACATGATGCCAGGTACTCAGCTGCCTTGGTAGGTGGACAATAACAAATTCTAAAACaacaaagagagtagcaatgcaAACCTGCCCACACTCTAGAACCTCCTTTCAACTCACAGTGGACAAATAACTTGTCTCCTTTActgtaaatattctaaaatctgaaagcAGGAGTGGGGTTTTGACTACTACCAACCAATATGAATTGTGAAATGCTTATGGGAAGGCATCTCTTTCTCAGGCAGCATGCAACTTGTCCTAAAAGAAGGATTCTAGAGCAACCCTATTCATTTGAAATCTGCAGAGCTTCCATCATGAAGTATAGAAGTAAACAGGGCTGAAGGATCCAGTGTAGGCCTTCTGCAAAATAAAGTTTACTTTCAAGTCTGTGTTCAGGGGTGGTGCCTGGGATAATTAAGGTTCTGGAAGGGAGGTGAACCAGACAGAGTGGCTGTTTGCTTGCCTTGCTGCTGCTCCAGGTAACAGAATGGATTCCACAGGAATTGAACCTCTTTAATTACTTCATAATTGAAgggattttatagttttttttcacattaaaaagcaGCAAGAACTTTTAACTTTTATCATGCAAAGCTTAAAAATCCTATCTTACCAGTGaggaaatgctaatgactttgaACTAGCATTGCAAGAATTATCTGATATCAAGCTAATACATTTTACTGAATATAAGCAATAAATACCCATTCTGCTTAGCATTAGCAGTCAGTATATTCATAGTTCTTGCTATACATTGCTGATGAAAACatgcaattatttttcttaatggtaTGCCTAGGAACCAATCATTAGGTGAAGAACAGGAAATTACTTTAAACATTCCTTTATCTGCTTAGTTTctttagaaaaaatgaaagaacttctagaagtcagccaaaacttagGGCTCTTATATATTGTTCAAAATTTCCTTTGTAGATAAAAATCACAGTTAAAGCAGGATCCTCTTGTCATGTCCCTGAATTTGACATTAATTACCAAGTCACCACAATTGCATGTCAGTATGCTGCTGGACATTTTataaaactgaggctcagcatttgcatatttgaaaataagaagAGATGTATATATAGGATAGAAAACTTCTAATAGGTTCCCTACACAGATTTCCCACATACGAAGGTCAGTTATTGTAATAAGCCTGGAGGAGTAAGGACTAGAACAGGTGTCAATGaacctgttttccattttctttctaaaatttttctctcTGTAGATGGAGTGATCACCAAGTGGTATTTCACAACTAAGGCTCTGTCCTCCTCAGCCAGACTGGGTCAATACTTTCATGTATTTAGTTGAATAAAAACATATTCTCCATAAGCTTTAacaactttgaaatatttttttctataaaaagtgGGGGGCCAAAGATGGGGCTTGGTGATAGAGAGCTTAGCATGTATAAGGTCCTGGGTTGgacccagtgctgcaaaaattaaaaaaaaaaaaaaagaaaaagtcaatcaCAGCATAAACTCTGTCTAGAAGGGTCTGTCAAGTCATAGTTGCCACTGACTCACTTTTCATGCCTGACAAATTCAGCACTTACCAACCAAATGATTATACTCAGCAAAACATACCagcttattaaattattttctaatagcTTTCACAATGGCAGTGTAAATGATTCAATTAAGTGGGTTCCTAAGAGGTCCATAATTGATATAACTTGatacttttttcactttttaaaagtatttttcatttttatgaaattccTATGTACCGAATTTTCATATGTAATTGTAACgatttctgttattactttttaaaattatatggttATGTTATTCTCCAATCATTAACTTGGCTTTCTCAACCCCACTAACATCTGGATACCTTTaagaatattaataattaaaaactaaCATCTGTTTGGAAAATATTCAGATCAGCTCTTTGGAgttctaatttaaaaatcatgatcTTCAACAAGAAGTAAATATTCTCTAGTGGATACTTACGTAGTCCATCAACTCATGAGCAGCACAGTTGATGGCTAGATGCAGATTTGTCCCCAGCTCCAGTCCCAGGTTTGTACAGATGCCCTGTATTAGAAGCAGCGGCTGTTCTATGGTGTCGTAGTTAATGGTTAAACAGCCAAGATGGGACATCTTGCCA
The sequence above is a segment of the Castor canadensis chromosome 7, mCasCan1.hap1v2, whole genome shotgun sequence genome. Coding sequences within it:
- the Eno4 gene encoding enolase 4 encodes the protein MLLEIQKQISKTMELLPPPKAETKKGYNGSKRGSAPVTGKMSHLGCLTINYDTIEQPLLLIQGICTNLGLELGTNLHLAINCAAHELMDYSKGKYEVMVGTYKAAAEMVDLYVDLINKYPSIIALIDPFRKEDSEQWDSIHNAVSSRCYIIAGAASKSISKLLEQGNISTPKSHGLIMKHTNQTTVSDLVEITNLIDSQKYISILGSTEAESSDDSLVDLAVGLGVRFIKLGGLSRGERVTKYNRLLTIEEELVQNGTRGYNEEYIFFDFNEDAKRTPEAAATEADELLRPLEPIFPTEVVEEPAKT